caccgccttccccccgggaagaagatatttttcgtgtagagatatcacggtgtccttactcaagacgctgtgaaagtactctacggtcttctccccggattctttccggctaggagaccccttatcccctttcctaccgctacccgactccgaagaagaagaagacatttttcttactttttgaaggtgaagaaagtctgaagaagttcttgaaagcggagagagaattttcgcaaaggagatagagtgcagaagaagcagtcgcaaaagtgcttcaatgatgaagaagggaggtatttatcagattcggcgaagatttcaaaatcgtcgcaccgtttcgaatcccaccttttcaggattcaacggccggattttactgtcgcatttaatgcagccacatgcaaggcacgtcccctgacgtcagcctcccccgtacctttatccagaatgccgaagtgactcgcttcgccgaagtgattcatttcgtctttcggggggggtagtgatggggtgcgtactaaacaagcccgacagcaatgacggcccatcagcccaaagcccaaggaagagtatgagttcggcattaccaaagagttcggcctcagcctacagctcggtaaaagccgaccaatcaagctctgcgagttcggcattaccaaagagttcggcctcagcctacagctcggtaaaagccaaccaagctctgctctcaggtcggcatcaagctctactctcagatcggcaaccaaagcagttcggtctcagttttcgaccgaacaaggagttagtggacccatgcaggatttccacaacttccaacacacccactaccacgtggcgtcaactcaggccacgatcttaggccatgacctacacgacctccacgacctagagtgatgatgtaagccacgatcttagttcaatgtataaatagaacttagatctgatagaaaggggttagaagctctctagagataaaagaccatatagcaaatagcaagtttgtatttgtaagctgtagaaaacagatcaagcaatacaactctgcccccttttcttcccgtggacgtagatttacctcagtaaatcgaaccacgtaaattctctgtgtcgtgatctgtattttcctgcatttactaacatcagaaattcgcggaatcatcaagGGACCAATCCAATCCACTCATATCATGAATTATAAACACGAAATTCCGTTTCGATTGACCTCAAATTTCGATGACTTCAATTAGCCAATGTTGTTTAATGATTAGAAGCAATacgattataaaaaaaatacaagtactagaaattaaaaaccATAGCAATTATTATTTGACGTCCATCTAGTACTCGTACTTCATTTATAACGACGCAACATAGATCCAACAAAGTTCAGCCAATCGGGACTTTGTATATATCGGACAAGATTGTCACTACTCACTTTTGCATGAAACACAAGTTTCAGATATACATTTCATGCTTTATCAAACAAAGATAATTTAAAATAGGATCATGAGCATCAACCACCATTAGGAGCAGCGCTGGACCGCCTTCTCTCGTTCATGCTTTGGCTTGAGAGCAATATGGGAAGGCAACATTGTGTAGACCTCAATGACTTGTTATCTTCCCCGACCACTCGATTGGGGGTAGCCTGTTCACTACACCCCCCTCCCGAGTAGTCCGGAGTCCCACTAGTGGACTTGAGTTGTTGGGCaagggtagtggtagtggtagtggttgTCGGAGCCTCATCGTATTGCTCCTCACGTAAGCTCTCTTTGAAGAGTTCCGATAGCCTTTTCTTCTTATCCGGAGGCGATTCCCTGGCCTCCTCCGATGGCAACTTATTTACCAATGAGGAGTTGGGGTGGACCGGAGTATTTCCCCGTGAGAAATCTGTAATCCAAATTCATAATCAATTTTTTAGATTCACTTACACACAACCGATATGACTTCAATCTCTTACTTATTGGTTAGAAATAGAGTGTCTTACTAATTAATTTGTGCTTCATAATTCATAACCATTTAAGGCTAGCTACTAGCACATCTAGTATCATCTTTATTTATCTATACAAtcaatttttgttgaatttatgCACACTAAACAAGCATAAGAACATACAACTTTCTCTGATTTAATAGTAGTACAATGAAAAGTGCTACTTGGGCCGGGCCACCTACCTATGGCAAATTGGGCTGGATATTGGCTTTTCCGGTCAAAAAATGTTTACGCTATCGGCCCATTTTAATAGTACtaaattaattacttaaaaacgtttttgtttggatttaaattcatatttcaACGGCATATTTGTAATTCTAAATGAAGACTACACCTAGTAGTAGGCATAAATGAGAATAAATGAATTATCAATACTATCGGCTGTTTATAATTTCAATTATTGTTGGCCTTAAGGGGGAAAGGATGAGAGGAAGACCATCCACTTAAATGTGGATTTATAACTTATTCCTACcctcattttttaatcaatgatTTTAGGTGGTTTAACTACTAGTAGTTGTATGAACAATATAtactttaaaattaatgtagATGTGAGCACAAATTTATTTCATACTATAAAACTAGCAACCGTTAATAAAAGGACATAAAGCCATTCAAAGTGTTATCTATTTCACTtcattttgaataaaaaaatggtAGACTAGTGTTCTATATAAAACTGGCATGCAATTGTTAATAAAAGAACATAAAGCCATTCAAAGTGTTATCTATTTCACTTCATGTTGAATAAAAAATGGTAGACTAGTGTCCTATTCTCGTATCATTATCACCAAGTACGCACAAAATTCCGATAAAAGTAAAATGTATTTTGCTTGTTGGGTAGAGTTTCTTACCACCATTAACACTTAAGAAGTCATCTTCATAGTCTGATTCCAACCATGGTTGGGAGTCGAAGAAGGCTTCGTCTTTGCTACCTGCAAAAATCGAGACACGTGTTACAACAACACCTGATGGACATGGATCGTCCTAGCAATTTGATAGTCACAATAGCATAAAAATTATACCAAGATAAGTTGAAAATCGAGACTcgatcaattttttaaaaacaacaaaagtCAATCATCTTCTTGATAGATTTAGCTCAAATCAAAATATTTCAGTCTCCTATTGTAGATATGATGAAGAATAACTAGTCGCTTTACAAAACCTAGAGCATGCGTGAGGGTGTGTAActcaaaaataattaatgaattcGTTTTATAGGTAGTAATTCATTAATGCATTATGCATATAAAGAGTTATGGGAAATTAGG
This sequence is a window from Salvia splendens isolate huo1 chromosome 14, SspV2, whole genome shotgun sequence. Protein-coding genes within it:
- the LOC121763698 gene encoding uncharacterized protein At3g27210-like, with product MGSCVSVHKDSDSLTKLRFSIGSKNEIPSPVKEKPIAVNAGAAVTPLRSPARYSSVGSKDEAFFDSQPWLESDYEDDFLSVNGDFSRGNTPVHPNSSLVNKLPSEEARESPPDKKKRLSELFKESLREEQYDEAPTTTTTTTTLAQQLKSTSGTPDYSGGGCSEQATPNRVVGEDNKSLRSTQCCLPILLSSQSMNERRRSSAAPNGG